Proteins from one Gasterosteus aculeatus chromosome 11, fGasAcu3.hap1.1, whole genome shotgun sequence genomic window:
- the grapa gene encoding GRB2 related adaptor protein a isoform X1: MEAVALYTFRATEGDELSFNKGDLLKITNMEDDPNWYTAELHNRKGFVPKNYINLRPHAWFAGRISRGVAESRLRHRECGAFLVRESESAPGEFSMSVSYGDHVQHFKVLQDRCSQYYVWEEVFFSLNELVEFYHSNSIAKERTVFLRDPEHFARRPHHAHALFDFAPHHPSQLRFQRGDVIELMDCSDSLRWRGRCHGQVGYFPPDYVQPIHHCQ, from the exons ATGGAAGCGGTGGCACTGTACACGTTCCGTGCCACGGAGGGAGATGAACTCAGCTTCAACAAGGGGGACTTGCTCAAG ATCACCAACATGGAGGACGATCCTAACTGGTACACAGCTGAGCTCCACAACAGAAAAGGCTTCGTGCCAAAAAACTACATCAACCTGCGACCACATGc CTGGTTCGCCGGCCGGATATCTCGCGGCGTGGCGGAGAGTCGCCTCCGGCACCGGGAGTGCGGCGCCTTCCTGGtccgagagagcgagagcgccCCCGGAGAGTTCTCCATGTCCGTCAG CTACGGGGACCACGTTCAGCACTTCAAGGTGCTGCAGGATCGCTGCAGTCAGTACTACGTGTGGGAGGAGGTCTTCTTCTCCCTCAACGAGCTGGTGGAGTTCTACCATAGCAACAGCATCGCTAAGGAGAGGACCGTCTTCCTGAGAGACCCTGAGCACTTCGCCCGG cGTCCCCATCATGCCCACGCTCTCTTCGACttcgccccccaccacccgtcCCAGCTCCGCTTCCAGCGCGGTGATGTCATCGAACTGATGGACTGCTCCGATTCGCTGCGCTGGAGGGGCCGTTGCCACGGACAAGTGGGCTACTTCCCCCCCGATTACGTCCAGCCCATCCACCACTGCCAATGA
- the grapa gene encoding GRB2 related adaptor protein a isoform X2, translated as MEDDPNWYTAELHNRKGFVPKNYINLRPHAWFAGRISRGVAESRLRHRECGAFLVRESESAPGEFSMSVSYGDHVQHFKVLQDRCSQYYVWEEVFFSLNELVEFYHSNSIAKERTVFLRDPEHFARRPHHAHALFDFAPHHPSQLRFQRGDVIELMDCSDSLRWRGRCHGQVGYFPPDYVQPIHHCQ; from the exons ATGGAGGACGATCCTAACTGGTACACAGCTGAGCTCCACAACAGAAAAGGCTTCGTGCCAAAAAACTACATCAACCTGCGACCACATGc CTGGTTCGCCGGCCGGATATCTCGCGGCGTGGCGGAGAGTCGCCTCCGGCACCGGGAGTGCGGCGCCTTCCTGGtccgagagagcgagagcgccCCCGGAGAGTTCTCCATGTCCGTCAG CTACGGGGACCACGTTCAGCACTTCAAGGTGCTGCAGGATCGCTGCAGTCAGTACTACGTGTGGGAGGAGGTCTTCTTCTCCCTCAACGAGCTGGTGGAGTTCTACCATAGCAACAGCATCGCTAAGGAGAGGACCGTCTTCCTGAGAGACCCTGAGCACTTCGCCCGG cGTCCCCATCATGCCCACGCTCTCTTCGACttcgccccccaccacccgtcCCAGCTCCGCTTCCAGCGCGGTGATGTCATCGAACTGATGGACTGCTCCGATTCGCTGCGCTGGAGGGGCCGTTGCCACGGACAAGTGGGCTACTTCCCCCCCGATTACGTCCAGCCCATCCACCACTGCCAATGA
- the grapa gene encoding GRB2 related adaptor protein a isoform X3, with protein MPAGSTRTKGPINDFFPVCFPLCASSWFAGRISRGVAESRLRHRECGAFLVRESESAPGEFSMSVSYGDHVQHFKVLQDRCSQYYVWEEVFFSLNELVEFYHSNSIAKERTVFLRDPEHFARRPHHAHALFDFAPHHPSQLRFQRGDVIELMDCSDSLRWRGRCHGQVGYFPPDYVQPIHHCQ; from the exons ATGc CGGCCGGGTCCACTCGCACAAAAGGCCCGATAAATGACTTCTTCCCCGTGTGCTTCCCTCTCTGTGCCTCCAGCTGGTTCGCCGGCCGGATATCTCGCGGCGTGGCGGAGAGTCGCCTCCGGCACCGGGAGTGCGGCGCCTTCCTGGtccgagagagcgagagcgccCCCGGAGAGTTCTCCATGTCCGTCAG CTACGGGGACCACGTTCAGCACTTCAAGGTGCTGCAGGATCGCTGCAGTCAGTACTACGTGTGGGAGGAGGTCTTCTTCTCCCTCAACGAGCTGGTGGAGTTCTACCATAGCAACAGCATCGCTAAGGAGAGGACCGTCTTCCTGAGAGACCCTGAGCACTTCGCCCGG cGTCCCCATCATGCCCACGCTCTCTTCGACttcgccccccaccacccgtcCCAGCTCCGCTTCCAGCGCGGTGATGTCATCGAACTGATGGACTGCTCCGATTCGCTGCGCTGGAGGGGCCGTTGCCACGGACAAGTGGGCTACTTCCCCCCCGATTACGTCCAGCCCATCCACCACTGCCAATGA